The DNA segment AGGCGGAGGAGCCTTCAACCGCGTTGCCCCGGGCCAGCTCGCGCAGGCGCAGGGGCGCGCGCGTCAGGTCCAGCTTCCCGTCGGCGCGCACCGGCCAGTCGCGGAGCAACTGGGCCACGCGCTCCCGCGAGGCGGCGCTCTGGAGGCTCGACTCGGGGCCGGACTCCTTCGCGAGCCAGCTCCGCACGAAGTCCTCGGGAGCCTCGGCACCGCTCAGCCGCGCCACCTGCTGGCTGAAGGCAGACGCGTCTTCCTGCCGGGCCTGGGCCACGGTGGCGTCCTGGGTGCTCGCGACCTCACCACAGCCAACGACAGCCAGCGTGCCCGCGCCAACGAGCGCGGCGACGAGACCACGGGTCCCTCTGGAAACGATTCTCATTTGGATTTCCCCTCCGGCGGGCACCCGCGTGGGGGTGGGGTACCCGTGGTGAAAGTCATATCAAGAATGCCTTTCGCGGGTTCAGGGGAAATCGCTTTGAAAAGCTTGTAGCCCCAAGCGGATCAGTCGGATTGCGCGGCGCGCTTCGGTGTGAGCTGGGCTTCGAGCGTCCGTGCCCAGTGCGCGAGCACCTTGCGGCGCCGGGCGGTGTCGTCGTGGAGCAGGTTCGCGAGCGCCAGGCCCCGGAGGAGGCCCAGCGTCGCGCGCACGGCGTCGCGCACGTCGCGGTCGCGCTCATCGAGTCCGAGCAGCTCGACGGTGAGCCGGTGCACCTCGCGGCCCACGTGCGTTTCGAGCGGCAGCAGGAGGGCCTTCAGCTCCTCATCGGCCCCGGCCGCCACCCACAGGTGCGTCGCGGCCGTGAAGAGCGGTCCGGCGTAGACGTCGTGGAGCAGGTTCAAGAGGGGCTCGACGCGCCGCCGGCTCTCCGACAGGCCCTTCGCGCGCCGCACCAGCTCCTCCACCTGCTGGTGGAAGACGTGCTCCACGGCGGCCGCGACCAGGGCCGCGCGCGTCGGGAAGTGGTGCTGGCAGGCGCCGCGCGACACCCCCGCGCGCTCGGCGATGGCGCCCATCGTCGCCCCCGCCCAGCCCTTCTCCACGAGCACGTCGATGGCGGCCGTCATCAGCTTCTGCCGCGTCACCCGGCTGCGCTCCTGCTCCTGCCGTGTCGTTCCGCCCGCCGTGCCGCTCATGGGTCCAGACTGTTGCGGCGGGAAGAAAAAAGCAATCGTGATTGCTTTCTTTGGAGGGTGGGGTGCAGACTCGGCGCTCCCTGGCACAGGAGGTGCGATGGACGGGCGAGCGCTGCGCATCGGCAATGCATCCGGCTTCTACGGCGACCGCTTCTCCGCGTTCCGGGAGATGCTGGAGGGCGGTCCGCTCGACGTCCTCACCGGCGACTACCTGGCGGAGCTGACCATGCTCATCCTGGGGCGAGACCGGCTGAAGAACCCGGATG comes from the Corallococcus macrosporus genome and includes:
- a CDS encoding TetR/AcrR family transcriptional regulator; the protein is MSGTAGGTTRQEQERSRVTRQKLMTAAIDVLVEKGWAGATMGAIAERAGVSRGACQHHFPTRAALVAAAVEHVFHQQVEELVRRAKGLSESRRRVEPLLNLLHDVYAGPLFTAATHLWVAAGADEELKALLLPLETHVGREVHRLTVELLGLDERDRDVRDAVRATLGLLRGLALANLLHDDTARRRKVLAHWARTLEAQLTPKRAAQSD